The following are encoded together in the Penicillium digitatum chromosome 3, complete sequence genome:
- a CDS encoding Putative Alpha-1,3-mannosyltransferase gives MPPHLHPRSRSTTGLFAGTLLASLLVVGMPHVFPCPAPRRTFADSDMTMAVDGQQVPRFRRRRRKDLEVGPEGSQPGQPAPALVDEEVSTFLQMEAEAEKLSHINRECPVPKPKGVLGELLGFRDVHANAQQEQTALSEGDQ, from the coding sequence ATGCCGCCACATTTACATCCTCGGTCGCGGTCAACTACCGGCCTGTTTGCTGGTACCCTCCTCGCATCTCTCCTGGTTGTTGGCATGCCGCACGTCTTCCCCTGCCCGGCCCCACGACGCACCTTTGCCGATTCGGATATGACTATGGCAGTCGACGGACAGCAAGTACCTCGCTTCCGACGCAGACGACGCAAGGACCTCGAAGTAGGCCCAGAGGGCAGTCAGCCGGGTCAACCCGCACCAGCTCTTGTGGACGAGGAGGTCTCGACATTCCTTCAAATGGAGGCGGAAGCGGAGAAACTCTCACACATCAATCGAGAATGCCCCGTCCCCAAACCCAAGGGTGTTTTAGGGGAATTGTTGGGCTTCCGCGATGTTCACGCGAATGCCCAGCAGGAGCAAACCGCCCTGTCTGAAGGAGACCAATGA
- a CDS encoding Serine/threonine-protein phosphatase, whose translation MSDLDRAIEQLRACRLIPESQVRELCYKARELLIEEGNVVSVDAPVTICGDIHGQFHDLMELFRVGGDVPDTNYLFMGDFVDRGFYSLESFLLLLCLKVRYPDRITLIRGNHESRQITTVYGFYDECIRKYGSANVWRYCCEVFDYLALGAIVLGASSELEPTSNTALSSMPIDDSELETEVLNSRGEVMMSTYRARQRSSSDASTDTRNISPPRDISATPGQAATPSRSGAPGTGASGDGNGSAATSRTGAVLCVHGGLSPLIDSVDKIRLIDRKQEVPHEGAMCDLLWSDPDEIEGWGLSPRGAGFLFGGDIVKQFNHLNGLSLVARAHQLVMEGYKEMFDGGIVTVWSAPNYCYRCGNVAAILELGEDASGGGTVARSNGEYGRSNGFVIDNRVVSPGRRYRVFEAAAQDTRGMPAKKPVADYFL comes from the exons ATGAGTGACCTAGACCG GGCGATCGAGCAGCTGCGGGCCTGCCGCCTGATCCCCGAAAGCCAAGTGCGCGAACTGTGCTACAAGGCGCGTGAGCTCCTGATCGAGGAAGGCAATGTCGTGTCCGTTGACGCTCCCGTGACCATCTGCGGCGATATCCACGGTCAATTCCACGATCTGATGGAACTATTCCGCGTCGGTGGCGATGTTCCCGATACCAACTACCTTTTCATGGGTGATTTCGTCGATCGTGGTTTCTACTCTCTTGAATccttccttctcctcctttgTCTGAAAGTTCGATACCCCGATCGCATCACGCTGATCCGCGGCAACCACGAGTCACGCCAAATCACAACAGTATATGGTTTTTACGACGAATGCATTCGCAAATATGGCAGCGCCAACGTATGGCGGTATTGCTGCGAAGTATTCGACTATCTGGCCCTGGGCGCGATCGTGCTCGGCGCGAGCTCAGAGCTAGAACCCACCTCCAACACAGCACTATCAAGCATGCCAATCGATGACAGCGAGCTGGAAACAGAAGTCTTAAACTCCAGAGGCGAGGTTATGATGAGTACGTACCGCGCACGACAACGTTCGTCTTCCGATGCATCCACAGATACCAGAAACATCTCACCGCCACGAGACATTTCCGCCACCCCAGGCCAGGCTGCCACACCCTCACGATCGGGTGCACCTGGGACAGGCGCGAGCGGAGATGGCAACGGCAGCGCCGCGACTAGCCGGACTGGTGCGGTACTCTGTGTGCACGGTGGATTGTCACCGCTCATTGACTCGGTCGATAAAATTCGGCTAATTGACCGCAAGCAAGAGGTGCCACACGAAGGCGCCATGTGCGATTTGCTCTGGTCAGATCCGGATGAGATCGAAGGCTGGGGGTTGAGTCCACGTGGAGCTGGTTTCCTCTTCGGTGGCGATATTGTCAAACAGTTCAACCATCTCAACGGCTTGTCTCTTGTCGCGCGAGCCCACCAGCTTGTTATGGAGGGGTACAAAGAGATGTTTGATGGCGGCATTGTCACTGTCTGGTCTGCTCCAAATTACTGCTACCGCTGCGGTAACGTTGCCGCTATCCTTGAGCTGGGTGAAGACGCTAGTGGTGGTGGCACTGTCGCTCGTAGTAACGGTGAATATGGTCGGAGCAACGGTTTCGTTATAGATAATAGAGTTGTCAGTCCTGGAAGGAGATATCGTGTCTTTGAGGCTGCAGCGCAGGATACAAGGGGCATGCCTGCGAAGAAGCCTGTCGCTGATTATTTCTTG TGA
- a CDS encoding C6 transcription factor (NirA), putative — MSAERVQPPKRRCVSTACVACRKRKSKCDGNQPSCAACSSVYHTCCVYDPNSDHRRKGVYKKDLNTLRTRDTTLQTLIQAILNYKEADAFELVRQIRSCDDLEDVAASVIAQEKGLMTTDQAAKQSTSNENIAEIDQFESELAGKMSELMLDGSRKFIGGTSNLIFLPPGSELQESTSIQKNVAFDADNQTHTVSRWTEVTDDDNLISHLMTMYFTWHYPFFTILSKDMFYRDYIRGASSSYCSALLVNAILALGCHFSLWQGAFDDPQNLATAGNHFFKEAKRLVMKNDEHENAKLCTVQAFALMSVREAGCGREGKGWVYSGLSFRMAFDLGLNLDSANLGAHSLSDEEIDARRITFWGCYLIDKCWSNYLGRQPQLTSTNAIVPKFDVLPQEEIELWSPYTDSGVGHEHTQPSRTRAVALQISKLCEISSDVLVFFYHPTELEHSQSKQSELRKLSDVHTRLEAWKNKLPRELVAKEGQLPQVLVMHMLYQLQIIHLYRPFLKYTKANTPLPSHVSPRKICTQAAATVSKMLRIYKRGYGLKQICNIAVYIAHTACTVHLLNLPDKNAQRDVIHGLKNLEEMAEGWLCARRTLRILDISANKWQVELPPEAISIFERTHNKWGSWGSWDQATSPSTSDDSPIATKLQPSTTSSQFSPSGLPFPQSHTEPIAMVDAPMGPQNGRLAAAPLSYPTMQGIHPPHTQRPEFAPPEPTYLRPQMAYQFTPLAGSVPAPSSPHPNTWFDGSGTQFSPQNATPTSVASPVSGYDGTENLVEESQDWWSRNANAYGIGMDGWGGTWNTQTQPSLIQYQESNLISVAQPSSSGDEHPQAPGGISTVGSPLDPDDMSGYGGRWK, encoded by the exons ATGAGTGCCGAACGTGTTCAACCACCCAAAAGACGATGTGTTAGCACAGCCTGTGTCGCCTGCCGCAAAAGGAAGTCAAAG TGTGATGGGAACCAGCCCAGCTGTGCAGCTTGCTCCTCAGTATATCATACATGTT GTGTATATGATCCAAACTCGGATCACCGCCGCAAAGGTGTTTACAAGAAAGATCTCAACACATTGCGGACCCGAGACACCACCCTACAGACATTGATACAGGCAATATTAAACTACAAGGAAGCGGATGCTTTCGAATTAGTACGTCAGATTCGCTCTTGTGATGATCTCGAAGATGTAGCTGCTTCGGTGATCGCCCAAGAGAAAGGGCTCATGACTACGGACCAAGCAGCAAAGCAGTCAACCAGCAATGAGAATATAgctgagatagatcaattCGAATCCGAGCTGGCCGGCAAGATGAGTGAACTCATGCTTGACGGTTCTCGCAAATTTATTGGAGGTACCTCAAACCTCATCTTCTTGCCGCCAGGCTCCGAGCTGCAGGAGTCTACTTCGATCCAAAAGAACGTCGCGTTCGATGCCGATAATCAAACACATACTGTGAGCCGGTGGACCGAAGTCACAGACGATGATAACCTGATCAGTCATCTGATGACCATGTACTTTACATGGCACTATCCGTTCTTCACTATCCTTTCTAAGGATATGTTCTATCGGGATTACATCCGCGGTGCTTCCAGTTCATACTGCTCTGCATTACTCGTCAATGCTATCCTAGCTCTGGGCTGCCATTTCAGTTTGTGGCAAGGTGCTTTTGATGATCCCCAAAATCTTGCAACAGCGGGAAATCatttcttcaaagaggcgAAGCGACTCGTAATGAAAAATGACGAGCATGAGAATGCAAAGCTTTGCACTGTCCAGGCATTTGCACTTATGTCTGTCCGAGAGGCGGGATGTGGCCGCGAAGGGAAAGGCTGGGTCTACAGCGGTCTCAGTTTCCGCATGGCCTTTGATCTAGGGTTAAATCTTGATTCGGCAAATCTTGGGGCGCACAGCCTCAGCGACGAAGAGATTGATGCTCGACGGATCACCTTTTGGGGTTGCTATCTCATTGACAA ATGCTGGTCAAATTACCTCGGTCGTCAACCCCAGTTGACCTCGACCAACGCTATTGTGCCCAAGTTTGATGTGTTGCCACAAGAGGAAATAGAGTTATGGTCGCCTTACACTGATTCTGGAGTTGGTCACGAGCACACGCAACCATCACGGACCAGGGCTGTCGCactccaaatatccaaactGTGTGAGATCAGCAGCGATGTACTTGTGTTCTTCTACCATCCAACTGAACTCGAACACTCCCAGTCCAAACAGTCGGAACTGAGGAAATTGAGCGATGTTCACACCCGACTTGAAGCGTGGAAAAATAAACTGCCCAGGGAACTGGTAGCAAAAGAAGGACAGCTACCCCAAGTGCTGGTCATGCA TATGCTATATCAGCTTCAGATAATTCATTTATATCGACCATTCCTAAAGTATACCAAGGCTAATACTCCACTTCCTTCCCATGTCTCACCTCGCAAGATATGTACGCAGGCTGCTGCGACTGTTTCCAAGATGCTGCGCATATACAAACGCGGATATGGACTGAAACAGATCTGCAACATCGCCGTCTATATTGCCCACACTGCGTGCACTGTCCATCTTCTCAACCTCCCCGACAAAAATGCCCAAAGAGACGTGATACACGGTCTCAAGAATCTCGAAGAAATGGCAGAGGGCTGGCTCTGTGCGCGACGTACCCTCCGCATCCTCGATATCTCCGCAAACAAATGGCAAGTAGAGTTACCACCCGAAGCAATCTCCATCTTTGAACGAACACATAACAAATGGGGATCTTGGGGCTCTTGGGACCAAGCAACCTCTCCCTCAACATCCGACGACTCTCCCATCGCAACCAAGTTACAACCCTCTACAACCTCAAGTCAATTTTCACCGTCTGGGCTCCCATTCCCACAATCTCACACCGAACCTATCGCCATGGTTGATGCACCGATGGGCCCTCAAAATGGACGCCTCGCTGCCGCCCCATTATCGTACCCAACTATGCAAGGAATACATCCACCTCACACCCAACGGCCTGAGTTTGCGCCTCCCGAACCAACCTATCTCCGGCCCCAAATGGCCTACCAATTCACTCCCCTTGCAGGATCCGTTCCAGCTCCCTCCTCTCCTCATCCCAACACGTGGTTTGATGGCTCTGGGACTCAATTCTCACCTCAAAACGCAACGCCGACATCGGTTGCGTCACCCGTGTCTGGGTATGACGGCACCGAAAACTTGGTCGAAGAGAGTCAGGACTGGTGGTCGAGAAATGCTAATGCGTATGGCATTGGCATGGATGGTTGGGGTGGTACTTGGAATACTCAAACCCAGCCTTCTCTCATTCAGTACCAGGAAAGCAACCTCATTTCGGTTGCTCAGCCTTCTAGTTCTGGCGATGAGCATCCTCAAGCCCCCGGGGGGATTTCGACAGTTGGATCGCCCTTGGATCCCGATGACATGAGTGGGTATGGGGGTAGATGGAAATAG